A stretch of Propionispora hippei DSM 15287 DNA encodes these proteins:
- the asnB gene encoding asparagine synthase (glutamine-hydrolyzing) encodes MIVVCGIAGWIDWERNLAEEQHTLSAMVKTMEARGPDASGTYIRNHVALGHRRLSVVDPENGAQPMTRKRGKRTFTITYNGELYNTPELRQELEARGYLFTTNCDTEVLLTAYMEWGPACTEKLNGIFAFGIWDEENQELFLARDRIGVKPLFYSLRPSGLLFGSEIKALLANPLIKPEVDAEGLAEILFIGPARTPGHGVFKGIRELKPGHCLVYNHTGAKIRAYWSLQSHDHEEDFDSTVRAVRELLADTVKRQLVADVPVCTLLSGGLDSSALTALAADHYKAAGLGRLHTYSVDYLDNDKYFKASSFQPNADAPWVLRMAEELGTVHHNILLDTPELAGSLPQAAIARDLPGMADVDTSLYLFCREIKKGATVALSGECADEVFGGYPWFRREDMISADTFPWSMKPEIRLEWLSPSVTANLKPLQYVAERYHEALQEVPRLPGEDSYAARMREIFYLSLTRWMPTLLDRKDRMSMAFGLEVRVPFCDHRIVEYVWNVPWEMKNYKDREKGLLRQALAGLLPEDILWRKKSPYPKTHNPSYLQAVRNRVREILDTPSSNLRYLVNEQKIRQMMEEEGDVVFNTPWFGQLMAGPQIFAYLIQVDAWLREYKVNLV; translated from the coding sequence ATGATAGTTGTGTGTGGTATTGCCGGATGGATTGATTGGGAGAGAAATTTAGCGGAAGAACAGCATACATTGTCGGCCATGGTAAAAACAATGGAGGCCCGCGGACCGGATGCGTCGGGAACGTATATTCGCAATCATGTGGCTTTGGGACACCGCCGGCTGAGTGTGGTAGACCCGGAAAATGGTGCGCAGCCGATGACACGCAAGCGTGGCAAACGGACCTTCACGATTACGTATAACGGGGAGTTATATAATACGCCGGAACTGCGTCAGGAGCTGGAGGCCAGAGGATATTTATTTACCACCAATTGCGATACCGAGGTGCTTTTGACGGCCTATATGGAATGGGGGCCTGCCTGCACCGAAAAACTGAACGGGATTTTTGCCTTTGGCATTTGGGATGAAGAAAACCAGGAATTGTTTCTGGCCCGGGACCGTATTGGTGTCAAACCGTTGTTTTATAGCCTGCGTCCCAGCGGCTTACTGTTCGGTTCTGAAATCAAGGCCCTGCTGGCTAATCCGTTGATCAAGCCGGAGGTGGATGCGGAGGGGTTGGCTGAGATCTTGTTTATCGGGCCGGCCCGTACACCGGGGCACGGTGTATTTAAAGGCATCCGTGAGTTAAAGCCGGGACATTGCCTGGTGTATAACCATACCGGTGCCAAGATCCGGGCTTACTGGTCTTTGCAAAGCCACGACCATGAGGAGGATTTTGACAGTACTGTCCGTGCCGTGCGGGAATTATTGGCCGATACGGTGAAGCGCCAATTGGTGGCCGACGTGCCGGTCTGCACCTTACTGTCGGGAGGACTGGATTCCAGCGCACTCACCGCCTTGGCAGCCGACCATTACAAAGCGGCGGGACTTGGCCGGCTGCATACCTATTCGGTGGATTACCTGGATAACGACAAATATTTCAAGGCCAGCAGTTTCCAGCCAAATGCCGACGCTCCGTGGGTGCTGCGCATGGCGGAAGAGCTGGGCACGGTGCACCATAATATTCTGCTGGATACGCCGGAACTGGCTGGCAGTTTGCCGCAGGCGGCGATTGCCCGTGATTTGCCGGGCATGGCGGATGTGGATACTTCTTTATATCTGTTCTGCCGGGAAATTAAAAAAGGCGCCACCGTGGCGCTGTCGGGTGAGTGCGCTGACGAAGTGTTCGGCGGCTATCCCTGGTTTCGCCGGGAAGATATGATTTCAGCCGATACCTTTCCCTGGTCGATGAAGCCGGAAATCCGTCTGGAATGGCTGTCTCCTTCGGTTACGGCCAACTTAAAACCGCTGCAGTATGTGGCGGAGCGGTATCATGAAGCGCTGCAGGAAGTACCCCGGCTGCCCGGCGAAGACAGCTATGCCGCCCGGATGCGGGAGATTTTCTATTTGAGTCTGACCCGTTGGATGCCTACCCTGCTGGACAGGAAAGACCGGATGAGCATGGCTTTCGGCCTGGAGGTGCGGGTGCCGTTTTGTGATCACCGGATTGTGGAATACGTGTGGAATGTGCCCTGGGAAATGAAAAATTATAAAGACCGCGAAAAGGGGCTGCTGCGGCAGGCGCTCGCCGGACTTTTGCCGGAAGATATTCTGTGGCGGAAAAAGAGCCCTTATCCAAAGACGCATAATCCATCCTATTTACAGGCCGTAAGAAACCGTGTCCGGGAAATTCTGGATACACCGTCCTCCAATCTGCGCTATCTGGTCAATGAGCAAAAAATCCGGCAGATGATGGAAGAAGAAGGCGATGTTGTATTTAATACGCCCTGGTTTGGCCAGTTGATGGCCGGACCGCAGATTTTTGCCTATCTGATCCAGGTGGATGCCTGGCTGCGGGAATATAAAGTAAATCTGGTATAG
- a CDS encoding sigma 54-interacting transcriptional regulator has product MKDKLRDIILQENRKEPFTDMELSDKLAVSREYVTLLRKDLNIADSRERKKTYICEAISNLLAGNRQMAYRELAQTLKKEGYQVSRYLLDKYLEEVEERAPVQRVADNTGTSLEKAPKAVPEADGGHYMAFSNLVGASGSLEMQIQQAKASMLYPPNGLHCLILGETGVGKSEMAEAMYKFAVESKRLPPEAPFIVFNCADYADNGQLLISHLFGSVKGAYTGAVSDRKGLVEQAHGGILFLDEVHRLTSEGQEMLFHLMDKGRFRRLGESEFVREVQVQLIAATTENVETSLLATFKRRIPMIIEMPSLRERPLNERLKLIKTFFGYESTRMNAPIHVSMDVMKSFLLYECLGNIGQLKSDIQVICAKSFLAFVMEKDECVNIDVRDLNVHVKKGLMKINSKRQEIDTLIWQDFRFSPERHHISNNIENDIYSFSKEFYGYIEKTYTEYLEQGLSTHEISRVLGSQIEKKLQTVIKHVKGSLSPISHDEVAKVVGTETIALVEELLKIAEAALGKMDASIFYCLAIHLNATFNRLKQGREIVNPNLEDIKVKCSEEYTVALAMVDYIKKYYGLELPEDEVGFIALYLHGNKEEDEAKVAVLVVTHGNAGSGMVEIANKLLNVNHGKAVVMNLEENPHDVLERMVSVVHAADEGKGVLLLVDMGSLLTFGEIIYERTGIPVETIDRVDTVMVIEAIRRSLLPGSTLRDVVYAIETLNYTFKKTRVNQNLPKRQKAIISLCLTGEGMAIHCSRLLKKMLGDKLKDVAIIHMGVIGKRDLYKQIQETMNQYEIVAIIGSIDPKYYGIPYVSMEDLLNVNGKEQIINLLDHGSKFSLISGYHNLIPNVVREAKIVMMPAIKTKQELLKVLCDSIIKEGYVKPGYYEAVLERESMGSYVINQKVALPHADSSYVNHSVVVIAKMPEPIVWDEESQVSIICLLALDINGKDGVRYLYNTFKNDELVAQLEKLQSVQEFREVLLNEQD; this is encoded by the coding sequence GTGAAAGATAAACTCCGCGATATCATACTGCAAGAGAACCGCAAGGAACCCTTTACCGATATGGAGTTGAGCGACAAGCTGGCTGTAAGCCGCGAATATGTGACACTGTTGCGTAAGGACTTGAATATTGCCGACTCACGGGAACGAAAAAAAACGTATATCTGTGAGGCAATCAGCAATCTATTGGCCGGCAACAGACAGATGGCTTACCGTGAACTGGCTCAGACTTTGAAAAAAGAAGGGTATCAGGTTTCACGCTATTTGCTGGATAAATATCTGGAAGAAGTGGAAGAGCGTGCGCCGGTTCAACGGGTTGCCGACAATACGGGCACTTCCCTGGAAAAAGCTCCAAAGGCCGTCCCGGAAGCGGATGGAGGCCACTATATGGCTTTCAGCAATCTGGTAGGCGCCAGTGGCAGTCTGGAAATGCAAATTCAGCAGGCGAAAGCGTCGATGCTGTATCCGCCCAATGGATTGCATTGTCTGATTCTGGGCGAAACCGGGGTAGGGAAAAGTGAAATGGCGGAGGCTATGTACAAATTTGCGGTGGAAAGCAAGCGTTTGCCGCCGGAAGCCCCGTTTATTGTTTTTAACTGCGCCGACTATGCCGATAACGGACAGCTTTTGATTTCACACCTGTTCGGCAGCGTGAAGGGGGCGTACACCGGTGCGGTCAGTGATCGCAAGGGCTTGGTGGAACAGGCCCACGGCGGTATTTTGTTTCTTGATGAAGTCCACCGGCTGACCTCGGAAGGCCAGGAGATGCTGTTTCATCTGATGGACAAAGGGCGATTTCGCCGGTTAGGCGAATCGGAGTTTGTCCGTGAAGTGCAAGTGCAGCTTATTGCCGCCACCACGGAAAATGTTGAAACCTCGCTATTGGCAACTTTTAAACGGCGGATTCCGATGATCATTGAAATGCCGTCGCTTAGAGAACGGCCGCTGAATGAACGCCTGAAACTGATCAAGACCTTCTTTGGCTACGAATCCACGCGGATGAACGCGCCGATTCATGTATCCATGGATGTGATGAAATCATTTTTGCTTTATGAATGTCTGGGGAATATTGGTCAGCTTAAGAGTGATATTCAGGTAATTTGCGCCAAAAGTTTTCTGGCTTTTGTCATGGAAAAGGATGAATGCGTCAATATTGATGTCCGGGACTTAAATGTTCATGTCAAAAAGGGACTTATGAAAATCAACAGCAAACGTCAGGAAATTGACACGCTGATTTGGCAGGATTTTAGGTTTAGTCCGGAAAGGCATCATATTTCAAATAATATCGAAAATGACATTTACAGTTTTTCCAAGGAATTTTACGGATATATCGAAAAGACCTATACCGAATACTTGGAGCAAGGCTTAAGCACCCATGAAATCAGCCGTGTGCTGGGCAGCCAAATTGAAAAGAAGCTGCAAACAGTTATCAAGCACGTAAAAGGCAGTTTGTCGCCAATTTCGCACGATGAGGTGGCCAAGGTAGTCGGAACCGAGACAATTGCCCTGGTGGAAGAACTCCTGAAGATTGCCGAAGCGGCGCTGGGTAAAATGGATGCATCCATCTTCTATTGCCTGGCGATTCACTTGAATGCCACCTTCAACCGGCTGAAACAAGGCAGGGAAATTGTCAATCCAAATCTGGAAGATATCAAGGTAAAGTGCAGTGAAGAATATACCGTAGCTTTGGCCATGGTGGACTATATTAAGAAGTATTACGGCCTGGAATTGCCGGAGGATGAAGTCGGGTTTATCGCGCTTTATCTGCATGGCAACAAGGAGGAAGACGAGGCCAAGGTGGCTGTTTTGGTGGTCACCCATGGCAATGCCGGCAGCGGGATGGTGGAAATCGCCAATAAGCTGCTCAATGTCAACCATGGTAAGGCCGTTGTCATGAATCTGGAAGAAAATCCTCATGACGTACTTGAACGTATGGTTTCGGTGGTGCATGCCGCCGATGAGGGAAAAGGCGTATTGTTACTGGTGGATATGGGTTCGCTCCTCACTTTCGGTGAGATCATTTACGAGCGCACCGGCATTCCGGTTGAGACGATCGACCGGGTAGACACCGTTATGGTCATTGAGGCCATCCGGCGCAGCCTGCTGCCCGGCTCCACATTGCGGGATGTCGTATATGCCATAGAAACCCTGAACTACACGTTTAAGAAAACCCGGGTAAACCAAAACCTGCCGAAGCGTCAGAAAGCCATTATATCCTTGTGTTTAACCGGGGAAGGAATGGCCATCCACTGCAGCCGCTTATTAAAAAAGATGCTGGGGGACAAACTGAAAGACGTAGCCATTATTCATATGGGAGTTATCGGCAAAAGAGACCTGTACAAGCAGATTCAGGAAACCATGAACCAATATGAAATTGTGGCCATTATCGGCAGTATCGATCCCAAATATTACGGTATTCCTTATGTGTCGATGGAGGATCTCCTAAATGTCAACGGCAAAGAGCAAATCATCAATCTGCTCGATCATGGCAGTAAATTCAGCCTGATCAGCGGCTATCACAATCTGATTCCCAATGTGGTGCGTGAGGCTAAAATCGTGATGATGCCTGCCATTAAGACCAAACAGGAGCTTTTAAAAGTTCTCTGTGACAGCATTATTAAGGAAGGCTATGTAAAGCCCGGCTATTATGAAGCCGTGCTGGAGCGTGAAAGCATGGGCAGCTATGTCATCAATCAAAAGGTCGCTTTGCCCCATGCCGACAGCAGTTATGTGAATCACTCTGTGGTTGTGATAGCCAAAATGCCGGAACCGATTGTCTGGGACGAAGAAAGCCAGGTATCTATTATCTGTCTCCTGGCTCTCGACATCAATGGCAAAGACGGTGTGCGCTATTTATACAATACATTTAAAAACGATGAACTTGTAGCTCAATTGGAAAAGCTGCAAAGTGTACAGGAATTTAGGGAGGTCTTACTGAATGAGCAAGATTAA
- a CDS encoding PTS sugar transporter subunit IIA, translating into MSKINFTESLILTGIEAKTNMEVLECMAANLCEQGMVKESYKQAIKDRENNFATGLPTSSVGVAIPHTDIEHVNQAAISVGVLKEEVNFGIMGEEESTVPVKVVFMLAMKESHAQLELLQKLMQIFQDESALTTLATAASKTVIKELVSAKLGLEGGE; encoded by the coding sequence ATGAGCAAGATTAATTTTACCGAAAGCTTGATACTTACCGGCATAGAAGCCAAAACCAACATGGAAGTATTGGAATGTATGGCAGCCAACCTGTGTGAACAGGGTATGGTAAAAGAAAGTTATAAACAGGCAATCAAAGATAGGGAAAACAATTTTGCCACTGGGTTGCCGACATCCAGTGTGGGTGTAGCCATACCCCATACGGACATTGAACATGTTAATCAAGCTGCCATTAGCGTAGGCGTCTTGAAAGAGGAAGTCAATTTCGGCATCATGGGAGAGGAAGAAAGTACTGTCCCGGTAAAAGTGGTGTTCATGCTGGCGATGAAAGAAAGCCATGCCCAGCTTGAACTGCTGCAGAAATTGATGCAAATTTTTCAGGATGAAAGCGCACTGACTACACTAGCAACCGCAGCTTCCAAAACAGTAATTAAAGAACTGGTCAGTGCAAAACTTGGCTTGGAAGGAGGTGAATAA
- a CDS encoding PTS sugar transporter subunit IIB — protein sequence MARKVVLVACGTGIATSTVVSEAVGKIAKENKLDVEVVQCKITEVPGYVERASLLVTTTIVKQEFPFPVINARAFLTGIGLDAVKAQILDELKK from the coding sequence ATGGCTAGAAAAGTTGTATTGGTAGCTTGTGGCACTGGGATTGCAACCTCGACCGTTGTATCTGAAGCAGTGGGTAAAATCGCGAAGGAAAACAAATTGGACGTGGAAGTAGTGCAGTGCAAAATTACCGAGGTCCCCGGTTATGTAGAACGCGCATCGCTTTTGGTAACTACTACCATCGTTAAACAGGAATTCCCGTTCCCGGTTATTAATGCCAGAGCTTTTTTAACTGGTATTGGTCTGGATGCTGTTAAAGCGCAAATTCTCGATGAACTAAAGAAATAA
- a CDS encoding PTS galactitol transporter subunit IIC has product MFQAFLGLGPTVILPVAVFFLGMLFGQTPGRSFRSGLIIGVGFTGIFMVVDLLVSNLAPAAQGMVHRFGIGLNIIDIGWPGAASIAWASPVAALVIPVGLVVNIIMLVTKTTKTMDIDLWNYWHFTFCGAFVYSLSGSLAQALIAAVIFEIVILKIADWTAPMLEEYFELPGISVPTGSTISYAPIGIPLIWLIQKIPVIKDLHADPDTIQKRFGIFGEPIFMGLILGCVLGGLAGYDLGKIVKVGVAMGAVMFLMPRMVKILMEGLIPISESAREFLNKKFGEKDVYIGLDAAVAIGHPSVIATALILVPITIFLAVVLPGNKVLPFGDLATIPFIVCFIVGAARGNIVHSVIAGTVVLAMSLYMATDVAVFHTQMAVDAHFKMPEGTNLISSIDQGGNLIHWLIYKLFALFN; this is encoded by the coding sequence ATGTTTCAGGCATTTTTGGGCCTAGGCCCGACGGTAATCTTACCGGTAGCCGTTTTCTTCCTGGGTATGCTGTTCGGTCAGACTCCCGGCAGATCGTTCCGTTCAGGTCTTATTATTGGTGTTGGCTTTACAGGTATCTTCATGGTGGTTGACCTGCTGGTTTCCAATCTGGCTCCGGCAGCGCAAGGCATGGTACACCGTTTCGGTATTGGACTTAATATTATTGATATCGGCTGGCCGGGCGCAGCAAGTATTGCCTGGGCATCACCGGTAGCAGCATTGGTTATTCCCGTAGGTTTGGTTGTAAACATCATCATGCTGGTTACCAAAACGACAAAAACGATGGACATCGACCTTTGGAACTACTGGCATTTTACTTTCTGCGGCGCGTTTGTTTATTCCTTGAGCGGCAGCTTGGCACAAGCCCTGATTGCAGCAGTTATCTTTGAAATTGTTATTTTGAAAATTGCCGACTGGACAGCTCCGATGCTGGAAGAGTACTTCGAATTACCGGGTATTTCCGTTCCGACAGGCAGCACCATTTCTTATGCTCCGATCGGTATTCCTCTTATTTGGTTGATTCAGAAAATTCCCGTAATTAAAGATCTTCATGCTGATCCGGACACAATCCAAAAACGTTTCGGTATCTTCGGCGAACCGATCTTCATGGGCTTGATCTTAGGTTGCGTACTTGGCGGTTTGGCTGGTTATGATCTTGGCAAAATCGTTAAAGTAGGCGTGGCAATGGGTGCTGTTATGTTCCTGATGCCGAGAATGGTTAAAATCCTGATGGAAGGCCTTATTCCTATCTCGGAATCGGCCCGTGAATTCCTGAACAAAAAATTCGGTGAAAAAGATGTGTATATCGGTCTGGACGCTGCTGTTGCAATTGGCCATCCGTCCGTTATCGCTACTGCTTTGATTCTGGTTCCTATTACAATCTTCTTGGCAGTTGTTCTTCCTGGCAACAAAGTATTACCGTTCGGTGACTTGGCAACCATTCCGTTTATCGTATGCTTCATCGTCGGTGCTGCCAGAGGCAACATCGTTCACTCCGTTATCGCCGGTACCGTTGTACTCGCTATGTCTCTCTATATGGCAACCGACGTGGCTGTGTTCCATACTCAGATGGCTGTGGACGCTCACTTCAAAATGCCGGAAGGCACAAACCTTATCTCCAGTATTGACCAAGGCGGTAACTTGATTCACTGGTTAATCTATAAATTATTCGCTTTATTCAACTAA
- a CDS encoding zinc-binding dehydrogenase gives MKALVKQELGHGNLIVVDREEPAVGPNQVKIKIKFAGICGSDLHTYEGKYKVAVPVTLGHEFAGEVVEVGEGVTEFKVGDRVTSETTFHICGECRYCKSQDYNLCSHRKGLGSQVHGAFTNYLIARKESVHMLPENVDYLAASMTEAVACAHHAVMKSSVKPGDVAVILGPGPIGLLVAQIAKHYGAKTVITGLSKDKSRLDKGLSLGVDVAVDIQTQDLKQIVNDLTDGYGADIVFECTGAPPSLNTGLDLLRKQGEYVQVGIFPQTEISTDFEKIIQKEIRVMGCRSQKPADWEPSLHLMNIGAVKAHELVSHQFKINEWDKAYDAIKKGEAIKVVLAPLED, from the coding sequence ATGAAAGCGTTGGTAAAACAAGAATTGGGTCATGGCAATCTAATTGTTGTCGACAGAGAAGAGCCGGCAGTAGGCCCTAATCAGGTTAAAATTAAAATTAAATTCGCCGGCATCTGCGGATCTGACCTGCATACGTATGAAGGGAAATACAAGGTGGCTGTTCCCGTTACCTTAGGCCATGAATTTGCCGGTGAAGTAGTGGAAGTGGGCGAAGGGGTAACGGAATTTAAAGTCGGTGACCGCGTTACTTCGGAAACTACCTTCCATATTTGCGGCGAGTGCAGATATTGCAAGTCTCAGGACTATAACCTCTGCAGTCATCGTAAAGGCCTGGGGTCGCAGGTTCATGGCGCCTTCACCAACTATCTGATTGCCCGCAAGGAAAGCGTACATATGCTGCCGGAAAATGTGGACTACCTGGCTGCCTCCATGACCGAAGCGGTAGCCTGTGCCCACCACGCCGTGATGAAAAGCAGTGTAAAACCGGGCGATGTAGCCGTCATTTTGGGACCGGGACCCATTGGACTTTTGGTGGCCCAGATTGCCAAGCATTATGGCGCCAAAACCGTGATTACCGGGTTGTCCAAAGATAAAAGCAGACTTGACAAAGGGTTGAGCCTGGGCGTTGATGTGGCGGTAGATATCCAGACCCAGGATTTAAAACAGATTGTTAATGATTTAACTGATGGTTATGGCGCTGATATCGTGTTTGAATGCACCGGTGCACCGCCTTCCTTAAATACCGGTTTGGACCTCTTACGCAAGCAGGGCGAATACGTGCAGGTCGGTATTTTCCCGCAGACGGAAATCTCCACTGACTTTGAAAAAATCATTCAGAAGGAAATCCGGGTGATGGGCTGCCGCAGTCAGAAACCGGCTGATTGGGAGCCGTCGCTGCATTTGATGAACATCGGCGCCGTAAAAGCTCATGAACTGGTATCCCACCAGTTTAAAATCAACGAATGGGACAAAGCCTACGACGCCATTAAAAAAGGCGAAGCGATCAAGGTCGTGCTGGCTCCGCTGGAAGACTAG
- a CDS encoding transketolase, which yields MNTTELKKIATKVRINIVDMLAAAGSGHPGGSLSMTDILTVLYFTKMNIRTNEPKWEDRDRFVLSKGHAAPGLYAVLAERGFFPVENLKTLRKFESTLQGHPDMKKTPGVDMSTGSLGQGLSAANGMAIAGKLDKKDYHVYAIVGDGELQEGQIWEAAMSSAHYKLDNLTIFVDHNGLQIDGTNEEVMNVNPVTDKFAAFGWNVISIDGHNPEEIGAAIDQAKTVKGKPTVIVAKTVKGKGVSFMENQVGWHGSAPNKEQRDQAIAELEGSL from the coding sequence ATGAATACGACTGAGCTAAAGAAAATAGCCACTAAAGTAAGAATTAACATCGTTGATATGTTAGCTGCTGCAGGATCCGGCCATCCGGGCGGATCGTTATCGATGACCGACATACTGACCGTGTTATATTTTACGAAAATGAACATTCGGACTAATGAACCTAAATGGGAAGACAGAGACAGATTTGTCCTGTCCAAAGGCCATGCAGCGCCCGGCTTGTATGCCGTGCTGGCCGAAAGAGGCTTTTTCCCGGTGGAAAACCTCAAAACCTTAAGAAAATTCGAGTCCACGTTACAGGGCCATCCGGATATGAAGAAAACTCCCGGTGTCGATATGTCGACCGGTTCCCTGGGACAAGGCCTGTCTGCCGCTAACGGTATGGCTATTGCCGGTAAATTGGACAAAAAGGATTATCATGTCTATGCTATTGTCGGCGACGGCGAACTACAGGAAGGCCAGATTTGGGAAGCAGCCATGTCTTCGGCTCACTACAAACTGGATAACCTGACTATATTTGTTGACCATAACGGCCTGCAGATTGACGGCACCAACGAAGAAGTTATGAACGTAAACCCGGTAACTGATAAATTTGCCGCTTTTGGTTGGAATGTCATCTCCATCGATGGCCATAATCCGGAAGAAATCGGTGCCGCCATTGATCAGGCTAAAACGGTAAAAGGCAAACCGACCGTTATTGTTGCCAAAACAGTAAAAGGCAAAGGCGTTTCCTTCATGGAAAACCAGGTTGGCTGGCATGGCAGTGCGCCGAACAAGGAACAAAGAGATCAAGCAATTGCTGAATTAGAAGGGAGCCTGTAA